A genome region from Chlorobaculum tepidum TLS includes the following:
- a CDS encoding HAD family hydrolase, translated as MMNHSVTQKFSAVVFDMDGTLLDTLADISYSLNSVLEEEGYPTHPVEACRAMVGFGMRELVRKALPESAHDEAITEPLLKKLQARYAEHWNDSSRPYDGVVELLDAIDRLGLKKAILSNKPDRFTRQCAEELLAPWKFDVIMGFREGIAPKPDPTGALLVAKELGVEPASILYVGDSGVDMKTANAAGMYPLGVTWGYRPGDELLATGAAKLVSHPTEIIPLLTA; from the coding sequence ATGATGAATCATTCAGTTACCCAGAAATTCTCCGCCGTGGTGTTCGACATGGACGGCACGCTCCTCGACACGCTCGCGGACATCTCCTACAGCCTCAACTCGGTGCTCGAAGAGGAGGGCTACCCAACCCATCCGGTCGAAGCGTGCCGGGCGATGGTCGGCTTCGGAATGCGTGAGCTGGTGCGCAAAGCGCTGCCGGAAAGCGCCCACGACGAAGCCATCACCGAGCCGCTGCTCAAAAAGCTGCAGGCGCGATACGCCGAGCACTGGAACGACAGCTCCCGCCCCTACGACGGCGTCGTCGAACTGCTCGACGCCATCGACCGGCTGGGGCTGAAAAAGGCGATTCTCTCCAACAAACCCGACCGTTTCACCCGCCAGTGCGCCGAAGAGCTGCTCGCGCCATGGAAATTCGACGTCATCATGGGTTTCCGCGAAGGCATCGCGCCGAAGCCCGATCCGACCGGCGCGCTGCTTGTTGCTAAAGAACTTGGCGTCGAGCCAGCCTCGATCCTCTACGTTGGCGACAGCGGCGTGGACATGAAAACCGCCAACGCCGCCGGAATGTACCCCCTCGGCGTTACCTGGGGCTACCGTCCCGGCGATGAATTGCTCGCCACCGGCGCAGCGAAGCTCGTTTCACACCCCACCGAAATCATCCCGCTGCTCACCGCCTGA
- a CDS encoding PstS family phosphate ABC transporter substrate-binding protein: MIRHRGRFTLLFYSLRGNTPLLAARFFLFIKKYGVTVSVSESGSGNGAKSLINGECDIADMSRPMKPMEIEAARRKGVNPVQHIIALDGIAVVVHPANPTRALTKAQLASIYLGRVTNWKQVGGPNARIVVIQRESNSGTQSSFEEMALGKGMRVVRTAETAASNGAVKSRVASTPNAIGFVGLGYVDRSVKPLKIDGVLPNVAAVKSRAYPLARPLFMYSKGAATGMVARFLALPSTPDGRKIISELGFVNK, from the coding sequence GTGATCCGACACCGAGGGCGGTTCACCCTCCTTTTTTATTCCCTGAGGGGAAATACCCCGCTGCTTGCGGCGAGGTTCTTTCTTTTTATCAAGAAATATGGCGTTACCGTTTCGGTCAGCGAATCGGGAAGCGGTAATGGCGCCAAGAGCCTTATCAATGGCGAATGCGATATTGCCGATATGTCGCGCCCGATGAAGCCAATGGAAATCGAGGCGGCCCGGCGCAAGGGCGTCAATCCTGTGCAGCACATCATCGCGCTCGATGGCATCGCGGTTGTCGTGCATCCGGCCAACCCGACGCGAGCACTGACAAAGGCGCAGCTGGCGTCGATCTATCTTGGCCGTGTTACCAACTGGAAGCAGGTTGGCGGCCCGAACGCCCGCATCGTGGTCATTCAGCGCGAGTCCAACAGTGGTACGCAGTCTTCATTCGAGGAGATGGCACTTGGCAAGGGGATGAGAGTTGTGCGCACCGCCGAGACGGCGGCCAGCAACGGCGCGGTCAAGAGCCGGGTTGCCTCAACTCCGAATGCGATTGGGTTCGTTGGCCTCGGGTATGTGGATCGTTCCGTCAAGCCGCTGAAGATCGATGGCGTCTTGCCGAACGTGGCCGCCGTGAAGAGCCGCGCCTATCCTCTGGCCCGCCCGCTGTTCATGTACTCCAAGGGAGCCGCGACTGGCATGGTTGCTAGGTTCCTGGCCCTGCCGTCCACTCCCGATGGCCGGAAAATCATCAGTGAGCTTGGCTTTGTAAACAAATAA
- a CDS encoding putative porin: MKKTLFLLGLATAMGFNNAQAVDWNWNGDIRFRYDSSKTELASSPDKPADDRYRLRARFGVSPTINDELSAGLRLATGDGKNPTSTNQTLGKDFADKAIWLDEAYINYHPKALEGKVNVLLGKRDIAKTFNVVKDLVWDSDVTIEGATLQYGKDVSGKQKSGPSLIAGYYTLENYATASDPCIFAVQGAYMGTVSGADFNLGASYFDYVHMKNVAWWNSPNGPANDGKDFRILEVFGTLGGKLGGSLPATLYAQYAHNTALNSDNNAVLAGLKLGSDKKPGGWTLDGGYFYIEKYAVTPLTDGDRPMSSKYSTDIKGLKIGATYQLVQNMTLGATYFHVNPVDSSLTGSTSDHKNLVQADVAVNF; this comes from the coding sequence ATGAAAAAAACTCTTTTTCTTTTAGGACTTGCAACCGCCATGGGTTTCAACAACGCTCAGGCCGTTGACTGGAACTGGAATGGCGATATCCGCTTCCGTTACGATTCAAGCAAGACGGAACTCGCATCTTCTCCAGATAAGCCGGCTGACGATCGCTATCGCCTTCGCGCACGCTTTGGCGTCAGCCCGACCATCAACGATGAACTCTCTGCCGGCCTGCGCCTTGCAACCGGTGACGGCAAGAACCCAACCTCCACCAACCAGACCCTCGGCAAAGATTTCGCCGACAAGGCTATCTGGCTCGACGAGGCATACATCAACTACCATCCGAAGGCTCTCGAGGGCAAAGTGAATGTGCTGCTCGGCAAGCGCGACATTGCCAAGACCTTCAACGTGGTGAAGGATCTGGTCTGGGACAGCGACGTTACGATTGAAGGTGCGACGTTGCAGTATGGCAAGGACGTGTCGGGCAAGCAGAAGAGCGGCCCGAGCCTCATCGCCGGTTACTATACCCTTGAGAATTATGCCACTGCTTCTGATCCATGTATTTTTGCCGTTCAGGGCGCCTACATGGGTACTGTTTCGGGTGCTGATTTCAACCTCGGCGCCAGCTACTTCGATTATGTCCACATGAAGAATGTGGCTTGGTGGAATTCTCCAAATGGTCCTGCTAATGACGGCAAGGACTTCAGAATCCTCGAAGTTTTTGGCACCCTTGGCGGCAAGCTTGGCGGTTCGCTGCCTGCCACGCTGTACGCGCAGTACGCACACAACACGGCCCTCAACAGTGACAACAATGCTGTGCTCGCTGGCCTGAAGCTTGGCAGCGACAAAAAACCTGGCGGCTGGACGCTCGATGGCGGCTACTTCTACATCGAAAAGTACGCCGTTACTCCGCTGACCGATGGCGACCGTCCGATGAGCAGCAAATACTCTACCGACATCAAAGGACTCAAGATCGGCGCCACCTATCAGCTCGTTCAGAACATGACGCTTGGCGCGACCTACTTCCACGTCAATCCGGTCGATAGCAGCCTCACCGGTTCTACAAGCGATCACAAGAACCTGGTTCAGGCTGATGTTGCCGTGAACTTCTGA
- a CDS encoding CHAD domain-containing protein, with protein sequence MSDTQGSLFFRINGQMPLVQSVGQNLPEGWSLGKHSSRRERLVFYDTFEEEAFRNGLAVMHRKGTLSIIDLESGAVEAETPLAQTPPSFFATDLPEGKVRKRLLQCSTLRAFINRCAVDRFISSWRILNRDNKTVATLDHESLHPVDKTSKTVFPQHFSITPLKGYHKELSPMLMALPESVDAYRIVSFKERFMTIMEAAEPLGRGYSSKLRLQLDAHASIHENVRRLLQFTTSIMEANEEGIRKDIDSEFLHDFRVAIRRSRSILRLLNGVFDPEKTAWMLAGLRELGKRTNDLRDSDVYLLRREEYTSLLPPSLRPALDPFFSDLEADKRLHHRQFCRYLTGREYSGFMTSLKEFIAEGELPDPETAPLAAEPTGDVAAKTIRKALKKVLVHGRRTGSETSDAELHELRIDCKKLRYLLEFFASLFPPKATAQVLRQMKTLQDNLGTFVDLTVQMEFLQSRLETIPADRGGISEAAAIGGLLTTLYRKREKVREHFHEIFSGFDSNETGELFDELLTGLA encoded by the coding sequence ATGAGCGACACCCAGGGGTCTCTTTTTTTCCGAATCAACGGCCAAATGCCGCTGGTTCAGTCGGTCGGACAGAACCTGCCTGAAGGGTGGAGCCTTGGCAAGCATTCCTCGCGCCGGGAGCGGCTTGTCTTCTACGACACCTTCGAGGAGGAGGCGTTCCGCAACGGCCTGGCGGTGATGCACAGAAAAGGAACCCTGTCGATCATCGATCTCGAGAGCGGTGCGGTGGAAGCCGAGACTCCCCTCGCCCAGACACCACCAAGCTTCTTCGCTACCGACCTTCCGGAGGGAAAGGTGCGCAAACGTCTCTTGCAGTGCAGCACGCTCCGCGCCTTCATCAACCGCTGCGCCGTTGACCGCTTCATCTCGTCATGGCGGATTCTGAACCGGGACAACAAAACCGTCGCGACGCTCGATCACGAGTCACTCCATCCAGTGGACAAAACCAGCAAAACGGTCTTTCCGCAACACTTTTCGATCACGCCGCTCAAAGGCTACCACAAGGAGCTGTCGCCGATGCTGATGGCACTGCCGGAGTCGGTTGATGCCTACCGGATCGTCAGCTTCAAGGAGCGCTTCATGACCATCATGGAGGCCGCCGAACCGCTCGGCAGAGGCTACTCCTCGAAGCTTCGCCTGCAACTCGATGCCCACGCATCCATCCACGAAAATGTCCGGCGGCTCCTGCAGTTCACAACTTCAATCATGGAGGCGAATGAAGAGGGAATCCGCAAGGACATCGACTCCGAGTTCCTGCACGATTTTCGCGTCGCCATCCGCAGAAGCCGCTCGATCCTCCGGCTGCTCAACGGCGTGTTCGATCCCGAAAAAACCGCATGGATGCTTGCCGGCCTGCGCGAACTCGGCAAACGCACCAACGACCTGCGAGACAGCGATGTCTATCTGTTGCGGCGCGAAGAGTATACCAGCCTTCTGCCACCATCATTGAGACCGGCACTCGATCCCTTTTTCAGCGATCTCGAAGCAGATAAACGTTTGCATCACAGACAATTCTGTCGCTACCTTACAGGCAGGGAATATTCCGGTTTTATGACCTCGCTGAAGGAGTTCATCGCGGAGGGAGAACTTCCCGATCCGGAAACCGCGCCACTCGCCGCAGAACCAACGGGCGATGTGGCAGCGAAGACGATCAGGAAAGCGCTGAAAAAGGTCCTCGTGCATGGACGGCGTACTGGCAGTGAAACGAGTGATGCCGAACTTCACGAGCTGCGCATCGACTGCAAAAAGCTCCGTTACCTGCTTGAATTCTTCGCGTCGCTCTTCCCTCCGAAAGCCACCGCACAGGTGCTCCGGCAGATGAAGACGTTGCAGGACAACCTCGGCACCTTCGTTGACCTCACGGTGCAGATGGAGTTCCTGCAAAGCCGCCTCGAAACCATTCCGGCGGACAGGGGCGGCATCAGCGAAGCGGCAGCGATCGGCGGTTTGCTTACGACGCTCTACCGTAAGAGGGAAAAAGTCAGGGAACATTTCCACGAAATCTTCTCCGGATTCGACAGCAACGAAACCGGGGAACTGTTCGATGAACTGTTGACCGGACTTGCCTGA
- a CDS encoding lysophospholipid acyltransferase family protein: protein MSTRDAVLLRLLMVPNLLLVEVEEAEELRKTGSSPCIYAFNHNNAFESLFVPALLIWLLGSWRVSFVIDWMFGQLPVVGWLMQRIEPVYVWHKRSTVPFLERRRVKAASSSSRDECIRRLDAGASIGIFPEGTRNADPFRLLKAKPGIGYIALESVALPFRTEVATLAGFS from the coding sequence TTGAGTACACGGGATGCTGTGCTGCTCAGGTTGCTTATGGTACCAAACCTGTTGCTTGTCGAGGTCGAGGAGGCCGAAGAGCTTCGGAAAACCGGTTCGTCGCCCTGCATCTATGCATTCAACCACAACAATGCTTTCGAATCGCTGTTCGTGCCGGCACTGCTCATCTGGCTGCTTGGCAGCTGGCGCGTCAGTTTCGTGATCGACTGGATGTTTGGTCAGCTGCCTGTTGTCGGCTGGCTGATGCAGCGGATCGAACCGGTTTACGTGTGGCACAAGCGCTCGACCGTGCCTTTTCTCGAACGCCGCCGTGTGAAAGCGGCCTCGTCGTCGAGCCGCGACGAGTGCATCCGGCGGCTTGATGCGGGCGCGAGCATCGGCATTTTCCCCGAAGGTACGCGCAACGCCGATCCATTTCGCCTGCTCAAGGCGAAGCCAGGCATTGGCTACATCGCGCTCGAATCGGTGGCTTTGCCATTCCGAACGGAGGTGGCCACATTGGCGGGTTTCTCGTAA
- a CDS encoding phosphate ABC transporter substrate-binding protein PstS, with protein MNLFKKIIFGAAVMGLMAAGDASAAGKIVIDGSTTVGPIAKAFAAYFHKKTGIDVTVSESGSGNGAKSLINKTCDIADMSRPMEPKEIAAAKANGVNPVEHVVALDGLSMIVHPSNPVAKLTTAQIHDIYLGKITNWKQVGGPNAQIVFVQRESNSGTQECFEKLVMKDDKIAPAAETAASNGAVKSRVASTPNAIGFVGLGFVDKSVKPLIVNGVKPSIATVRNGSYVLHRPLFMYTNGQPKGDVAKFINLPKTPDGKRMISELGFVNK; from the coding sequence ATGAACCTGTTTAAGAAAATCATTTTTGGTGCCGCCGTTATGGGCCTCATGGCTGCCGGTGATGCTTCGGCTGCCGGTAAAATCGTCATCGATGGTTCGACCACCGTCGGCCCGATCGCCAAGGCTTTTGCCGCCTACTTCCACAAGAAGACCGGTATCGATGTTACCGTCAGCGAGTCCGGTTCCGGCAACGGCGCCAAGAGCCTTATCAACAAAACCTGCGACATCGCCGATATGTCTCGCCCGATGGAGCCGAAAGAAATCGCAGCCGCCAAGGCTAATGGCGTCAACCCTGTCGAGCACGTCGTCGCTCTCGACGGTCTCTCCATGATCGTGCATCCCTCCAACCCGGTTGCGAAACTGACCACCGCTCAGATTCACGACATCTACCTCGGCAAGATCACCAACTGGAAGCAGGTTGGCGGCCCGAACGCTCAGATCGTATTCGTTCAGCGCGAGTCCAACAGCGGCACCCAGGAGTGCTTCGAGAAGCTCGTCATGAAGGACGACAAGATCGCTCCCGCCGCCGAGACGGCGGCCAGCAACGGCGCGGTCAAGAGCCGGGTTGCCTCGACTCCGAATGCGATCGGCTTCGTAGGCCTCGGTTTTGTTGACAAGAGCGTCAAGCCGCTGATCGTCAACGGCGTCAAGCCGAGCATCGCTACCGTCAGGAATGGTTCCTACGTGCTGCATCGCCCGCTCTTCATGTACACCAACGGACAGCCGAAGGGTGACGTCGCCAAGTTCATCAATCTGCCGAAGACTCCGGATGGCAAGCGCATGATTAGCGAGCTTGGTTTCGTTAACAAGTAA
- the ppk1 gene encoding polyphosphate kinase 1, producing MNPANSENLQAALLPEHQQLNGNGHCDKPDLSDPSLYINRELSWLHFNRRVLDEAIRQDQHPLIERVKFIAIFSSNLDEFFMIRVAGIEKQVEAGIRKKTIDGLTPSEQLERIRAEVIEQLKLRNTCLYGDILPALAAEGITFVHFADLPEKEQAVLNAWFRKEIYPVLTPLAFDTGHPFPFMSNLSLNLAIELDEVEHGNLKFARVKVPSVLPRLLKLNDIEGLGNDPSCMRFLWIEELIQQNLGLLFPTMKIVQSHQFRIIRNADIEIEEDEAGDLLQTIEKGVRSRRYGNVVRLDISPEMPDFVRQLLINNLEIEEKNVYEIDGALGMSCLMELLDIDRPSLKDEPFIPFNMFEEQRNGDIFSAISSGDLLFYHPYDSFKPVVDFIDRAASDPDVLSIKQTLYRVGSNSPIVKALMKAAESGKQVAVLVELKARFDEENNIGWARALEDVGAHVIYGLPGLKTHAKLTLVVRREPQGLKRYLHLGTGNYNPSTGKLYTDYSFFTDDELLAGEVSELFNALTGYFRYTGYRFLLVSPINTRKRIIEMIEREIALARKSSGGRIIMKMNSLVDPATIQALYRASRAGVQIDLVVRGICCLKPGIPGVSENIRVISIIGRYLEHSRAYYFANGGSPELYLGSADIMPRNLDDRVETLFPVFDPSLVERVRNDLELQLSDNLKAWKIGPDGNWTLVRNDAPKVNSQERFMKRRTQKKKTTGIKGRLGLN from the coding sequence ATGAACCCGGCCAATTCCGAAAACCTTCAGGCGGCGTTGCTGCCAGAGCATCAGCAACTCAATGGCAACGGTCACTGTGACAAGCCCGATTTGAGCGATCCGTCGCTCTACATCAATCGTGAGCTGAGCTGGCTGCACTTCAACCGCCGTGTACTCGACGAAGCGATTCGCCAGGATCAGCACCCGCTGATCGAACGGGTCAAATTCATTGCCATCTTCAGCTCCAACCTCGACGAATTTTTCATGATCCGCGTGGCCGGTATCGAAAAGCAGGTCGAGGCCGGTATCCGCAAAAAGACCATCGACGGCCTCACCCCATCCGAGCAGCTCGAACGAATCAGAGCGGAGGTAATCGAGCAGCTCAAGCTGCGCAATACCTGTCTGTACGGCGACATCCTGCCGGCGCTCGCCGCGGAAGGCATCACCTTCGTCCATTTCGCCGATCTGCCAGAAAAAGAGCAGGCGGTGCTGAACGCCTGGTTCCGCAAGGAGATCTACCCGGTACTCACGCCGCTGGCGTTCGATACCGGCCACCCTTTCCCCTTCATGTCGAACCTGTCGCTGAACCTGGCCATCGAACTCGACGAGGTCGAGCACGGCAACCTGAAGTTCGCCCGCGTCAAGGTGCCGAGCGTGCTGCCGCGCCTATTGAAACTCAACGACATCGAGGGTCTGGGCAACGATCCCTCCTGTATGAGGTTTCTCTGGATCGAGGAGTTGATCCAGCAGAACCTCGGCCTGCTGTTCCCAACGATGAAGATCGTGCAGTCGCACCAGTTCCGCATTATCCGTAACGCCGACATCGAGATCGAGGAGGACGAGGCGGGCGACCTGCTACAAACCATCGAAAAAGGTGTCAGGTCAAGGCGATACGGCAACGTCGTGCGGCTTGACATCAGTCCCGAAATGCCCGATTTTGTGCGACAGTTGCTGATAAACAACCTCGAAATCGAGGAAAAAAACGTTTACGAAATCGACGGTGCGCTCGGCATGAGCTGCCTGATGGAGCTGCTCGACATCGACCGGCCATCACTGAAGGACGAGCCGTTCATCCCGTTCAACATGTTCGAGGAGCAGCGAAACGGTGACATTTTCAGTGCCATCAGTTCGGGTGACCTGCTCTTTTACCATCCTTACGACTCGTTCAAACCGGTGGTCGATTTCATCGACCGGGCGGCCAGCGACCCCGATGTACTCTCCATCAAGCAGACCCTCTACCGGGTCGGCAGCAACTCCCCCATCGTCAAGGCACTGATGAAGGCCGCCGAATCGGGCAAGCAGGTGGCGGTGCTGGTGGAACTGAAGGCGAGATTCGACGAAGAAAACAACATCGGGTGGGCGCGTGCGCTCGAAGATGTCGGCGCGCACGTCATCTACGGCTTGCCCGGCCTGAAAACCCACGCCAAACTCACACTCGTGGTGCGCCGTGAACCGCAGGGACTCAAGCGCTATCTGCACCTCGGCACAGGGAACTACAACCCGTCAACCGGAAAGCTCTACACCGACTACAGCTTTTTTACTGATGATGAACTGCTCGCCGGAGAGGTCTCGGAGCTGTTCAACGCGCTGACCGGCTACTTCCGGTACACCGGCTACCGCTTTCTGCTTGTCTCGCCGATCAATACGAGAAAGCGGATCATCGAGATGATCGAGCGCGAAATCGCCCTGGCAAGAAAAAGCAGCGGCGGCAGAATCATAATGAAGATGAACTCGCTGGTCGATCCGGCCACCATCCAGGCACTCTACCGGGCATCACGTGCGGGAGTGCAGATAGACCTTGTGGTCAGAGGAATCTGCTGCCTCAAGCCGGGTATTCCGGGCGTCAGCGAGAATATTCGCGTCATCAGCATCATCGGACGCTACCTCGAACACAGCCGCGCCTACTACTTCGCCAATGGAGGCTCGCCCGAGCTGTACCTCGGCAGCGCCGACATCATGCCGCGCAACCTCGACGACCGCGTCGAAACGCTCTTCCCGGTTTTCGACCCCTCACTGGTGGAGCGGGTCAGAAACGATCTCGAGCTCCAGCTTAGCGACAACCTCAAGGCCTGGAAAATCGGGCCGGACGGCAATTGGACCCTTGTGCGCAACGACGCACCGAAAGTCAACAGTCAGGAGCGCTTCATGAAACGCCGCACGCAGAAGAAAAAAACAACCGGCATCAAGGGACGCCTGGGTCTGAACTGA
- a CDS encoding class I SAM-dependent methyltransferase produces the protein MSEQNWTDTGRFDNKAAEWDANAIRAALADAVARAIIAHMPVGKPANALEFGCGTGLVTTRIAPHCLQLTAVDSSREMLRMLGEKIAASAIANVTPLHLDFSRPEEAAGLDRDYDFVYSSMTLHHIPDTASFLRELIGHMSPGGALAIADLDAEDGLFHNDATEKVHHGFDRTELQALLESAGFAGVSFMTAHIIEKKNREGNLKNYPVFLVTAVKPKA, from the coding sequence ATGAGCGAACAGAACTGGACCGATACCGGGCGCTTCGATAACAAAGCTGCCGAGTGGGATGCCAACGCCATTCGCGCGGCGCTTGCCGATGCGGTCGCCCGCGCGATCATCGCGCATATGCCGGTGGGCAAGCCCGCGAATGCACTCGAATTCGGCTGCGGAACGGGCCTCGTAACGACCCGCATCGCGCCGCACTGCCTTCAGCTGACCGCCGTGGACAGCTCGCGCGAAATGCTCCGGATGCTTGGCGAAAAGATCGCCGCAAGCGCCATCGCCAACGTCACACCGCTGCACCTCGACTTCAGCCGACCCGAAGAGGCCGCCGGGCTTGACCGCGACTACGACTTCGTTTACAGCAGCATGACCCTGCACCACATTCCCGACACCGCGAGCTTCCTCCGGGAGCTGATCGGCCACATGTCGCCTGGCGGTGCGCTTGCCATCGCCGATCTCGACGCCGAAGACGGCCTTTTCCACAACGACGCCACCGAAAAGGTGCACCACGGCTTCGACCGCACGGAGCTGCAAGCGCTCCTCGAATCGGCGGGATTTGCGGGGGTCTCCTTCATGACTGCGCACATCATCGAAAAGAAAAACCGCGAGGGCAACCTGAAAAACTATCCGGTGTTCCTCGTCACCGCAGTCAAACCAAAGGCTTAA
- a CDS encoding PstC family ABC transporter permease, which yields MSAEVVRGSAHRSGDFVVSASKRKMQKVAKVGGEGVLLVLASFVAIVVLFIFYFVASDAIPYFKLRGFSEFFTSTSWYPANDPPQFGALAIIYGSVMVTLGSTLLAVPMGVAAAICLSDILPFSVRQYAKPVIEMLSAIPSVAYGFFALVILAPLLQANGGPILMWAWLLLASPFLLLAVIVAADLLSAKIDNDKQRHLVSKVLYVVMGGASMLLLYVVAGTLDRMEILTGTNALNVSIILSFMALPTIVSVSEDSLQAVGRDLREGSYALGATRAETIVKTVLPAASSGILAAVILGVMRALGETMVVWMASGNSSNMPSPWYNYLAPIRTLTATIAGDMGEADQVTGSARYHVLFAMGLLLLVVSFVSNLISERIVARQRRVLAGQ from the coding sequence ATGAGTGCAGAGGTAGTGAGGGGAAGCGCGCATCGCAGCGGCGACTTTGTCGTCAGCGCCAGCAAGCGCAAAATGCAGAAAGTGGCGAAAGTTGGCGGGGAGGGGGTACTGCTTGTCCTGGCCTCATTCGTGGCGATTGTCGTGCTCTTCATCTTTTATTTCGTCGCCTCCGACGCTATTCCCTATTTCAAGCTCCGTGGTTTCAGCGAATTCTTTACCAGCACCAGCTGGTATCCGGCAAACGATCCGCCGCAGTTTGGCGCGCTGGCCATCATTTATGGCAGCGTTATGGTCACACTCGGTTCGACCCTTCTGGCCGTGCCGATGGGCGTGGCGGCGGCGATCTGCCTGAGTGACATTCTCCCGTTTTCGGTTCGTCAGTACGCCAAGCCGGTTATCGAAATGCTTTCGGCCATCCCTTCGGTTGCCTACGGTTTCTTTGCTCTCGTCATTCTCGCCCCGCTGCTTCAGGCAAATGGCGGGCCGATACTGATGTGGGCCTGGCTACTTCTCGCTTCTCCGTTTTTGCTTCTCGCCGTCATCGTGGCCGCCGATCTTCTGAGCGCGAAAATCGATAACGACAAACAGCGGCATCTGGTCTCCAAAGTGCTCTACGTCGTCATGGGCGGCGCGTCGATGCTGCTGCTGTACGTCGTGGCGGGTACGCTTGACCGTATGGAGATCCTCACCGGCACCAACGCCCTGAACGTGTCGATCATTCTGAGCTTCATGGCCCTTCCGACCATTGTCAGCGTCTCCGAAGATTCGCTCCAGGCTGTTGGCCGCGATCTCCGCGAGGGGAGCTACGCGCTTGGCGCGACCCGGGCCGAGACCATCGTCAAAACCGTGCTGCCCGCAGCCAGCAGTGGCATTCTGGCCGCCGTCATTCTCGGCGTGATGCGCGCCCTGGGCGAGACGATGGTGGTCTGGATGGCTTCGGGCAACTCCTCGAACATGCCGTCCCCCTGGTACAACTATCTCGCGCCGATCCGCACGCTTACGGCCACGATCGCCGGTGACATGGGCGAGGCCGACCAGGTCACCGGTTCGGCCCGCTACCACGTGCTTTTTGCGATGGGTTTGCTGCTGCTGGTTGTCAGCTTCGTCAGCAACCTCATCAGCGAACGAATCGTCGCGCGACAGCGCAGGGTGCTCGCGGGGCAGTGA